In Arachis stenosperma cultivar V10309 chromosome 1, arast.V10309.gnm1.PFL2, whole genome shotgun sequence, one DNA window encodes the following:
- the LOC130970358 gene encoding L-ascorbate oxidase homolog → MRPCILLFSSLILLLLSSSVNSEDPYRFFTWKVTYGDIYPLGVKQQGILINGQFPGPHIDAVTNDNLVISVYNYLREPFLISWNGLQHRRNSWQDGVSGTNCPIPPGRNFTYNIQVKDQIGSFFYFPSLGMHKAAGAFGAIRIWSRPKIPVPFPPPAGDFYILAGDWFKLDHHRLRRLLENGHNLPFPDGLLINGRGWNGNTFTVDQGKTYRFRISNVGLTTSINFRIQGHKMKLVEVEGSHTLQNTYSSLDIHLGQSYSVLVTADQPPKDYYIAVSTRFTRRVLTTTSVLHYSNSHTGVSGPVPGGPTTDIVSSVFQARSIRWNLTASGPRPNPQGSYHYGMIIPTRTIMLANSAPYINGKQRFAVNSVSYVQPDTPLKLADYFNIGGVYWVGSMPTNPTGGNGYLQTAVMGANFHEFVEIVFQNWEDTVQSWHIDGYSFFVVGFGSGQWTVNSRGSYNLRDTVARCTTQVYPRSWTAIYMPLDNVGMWNIRSENWARQYLGQQFYLRVYTPSGSWRDEYPVPKNALLCGRATGRRTRPF, encoded by the exons ATGAGGCCATgcattcttctcttttcttctctcattcttcttcttctatcctCTTCTGTAAACTCTGAAGACCCCTACAGGTTCTTCACTTGGAAGGTCACCTATGGTGACATCTACCCCCTTGGTGTTAAACAACAG GGGATCTTGATTAACGGCCAGTTCCCGGGTCCTCATATTGACGCCGTTACTAATGACAACTTGGTTATCAGTGTCTATAACTACCTCAGAGAACCCTTCCTCATTTCATG GAATGGGTTACAACACAGAAGGAATTCATGGCAGGATGGAGTGTCTGGCACAAACTGTCCAATCCCACCTGGCAGGAACTTCACTTACAATATCCAAGTCAAAGATCAGATTGGCAGCTTCTTCTACTTCCCTTCTCTTGGAATGCACAAAGCTGCTGGAGCATTTGGCGCCATCAGAATCTGGAGCCGCCCTAAGATTCCCGTCCCTTTTCCTCCTCCTGCTGGTGACTTTTACATTCTTGCTGGAGACTGGTTCAAGCTAGATCACCAT AGACTGAGACGCCTCCTGGAGAATGGGCATAACCTTCCATTCCCTGATGGGCTTCTTATCAACGGACGCGGTTGGAATGGAAACACATTCACAGTAGATCAAGGTAAGACTTACAGATTCAGAATATCAAACGTGGGGCTCACAACATCCATCAACTTCAGAATCCAAGGCCACAAGATGAAACTTGTGGAGGTCGAAGGATCTCATACTCTTCAGAACACCTACTCCTCCCTTGACATCCATCTTGGACAGTCCTATTCCGTGCTCGTCACTGCCGATCAGCCTCCCAAGGATTACTACATTGCTGTATCTACGCGTTTTACCAGACGGGTCCTCACAACTACGTCTGTTCTTCACTACAGCAATTCTCACACCGGGGTATCGGGTCCTGTTCCTGGAGGCCCTACCACTGATATCGTTTCATCTGTTTTTCAGGCCAGAAGCATCCG GTGGAACCTGACAGCAAGTGGACCAAGACCAAATCCTCAAGGATCTTACCACTATGGAATGATCATACCCACTCGAACCATCATGCTCGCAAACTCTGCTCCCTATATCAATGGCAAGCAGAGGTTTGCTGTAAACAGTGTGTCTTATGTTCAGCCGGATACACCATTGAAACTCGCGGACTACTTCAACATTGGTGGAGTCTACTGGGTGGGAAGCATGCCTACCAACCCCACCGGGGGCAACGGTTATCTCCAAACTGCAGTGATGGGGGCAAACTTCCATGAATTTGTGGAGATTGTGTTCCAAAACTGGGAGGATACTGTGCAGTCATGGCATATTGATGGCTATTCGTTCTTTGTTGTAGG gTTTGGGAGTGGGCAGTGGACGGTTAATAGTAGAGGAAGCTACAATTTGAGAGACACAGTAGCAAGATGCACAACACAGGTATATCCAAGGTCATGGACTGCAATATACATGCCATTGGACAACGTGGGAATGTGGAACATAAGGTCTGAGAACTGGGCAAGGCAATACTTGGGACAACAATTTTATCTCAGAGTATACACACCTTCAGGATCATGGAGGGACGAATATCCGGTGCCAAAGAATGCACTTCTCTGTGGCAGGGCAACTGGTCGTCGCACTAGGCCTTTCTGA
- the LOC130943932 gene encoding probable F-box protein At4g22030 has product MMAFISTISIHPSTLLSSRSISSKRLINAAIRIPKLNSRPFNNNLSMPKIPSSSRDLVQDYVMSTTHSKMLQHNHNIKTLELLSILEAVAERAEIHKNVGEQRDNWNKLLLNSINMITLAAATMVAVADSHGGGGASSISALNLSSTLLFSAATGMLLVMNKIQPSQLAEEQRKATRSFKQLQTQIETTLALGVPTEEDVKSSVAKVLAIEKAYPLPLLGGAMLEKFPAKFEPAVWWPRRNNKTKSDHQEGKALMNMNGWSEELEMELREVIEVVKRKDVEDYERLGNKALKANKTLAIAGPLLTAIAALGSVFVTGNNGAGVVSAMAGSMAAVVNAFEHGGQVGMVFEMYRNCGGFFKQLEETVEATLEENDFDKRENGQVFELKVALQLGRSVSQLRELASKSASCRVEGISIDEFASKMF; this is encoded by the coding sequence ATGATGGCTTTCATTTCCACCATTTCCATACACCCCTCAACTCTGCTTTCTTCTCGTTCCATCTCCTCAAAGAGACTAATAAATGCAGCAATCCGTATTCCAAAGCTAAATAGCAGACCTTTCAATAATAATCTCTCGATGCCAAAGATACCTTCTTCTTCAAGAGATCTCGTTCAAGATTATGTGATGAGCACCACACACTCAAAAATGTTACAGCACAATCATAACATTAAGACCCTTGAGCTCTTATCAATCTTGGAGGCCGTAGCTGAGAGAGCTGAGATTCACAAAAACGTTGGGGAACAACGTGATAATTGGAACAAGCTCCTTCTCAACAGCATCAACATGATTACACTTGCTGCAGCAACAATGGTTGCGGTTGCTGACAGTCACGGCGGCGGCGGGGCATCATCCATTTCAGCACTTAACCTATCTTCCACCCTATTGTTTTCTGCAGCAACTGGAATGCTTCTTGTGATGAACAAGATCCAGCCCTCGCAACTCGCTGAAGAACAACGCAAAGCAACTAGGTCTTTTAAGCAGCTTCAGACTCAAATCGAAACCACACTCGCTCTTGGAGTTCCAACCGAAGAAGATGTCAAGTCCTCAGTAGCAAAGGTTTTGGCCATCGAGAAAGCTTATCCGCTTCCATTGTTGGGCGGGGCTATGCTTGAAAAGTTTCCTGCGAAATTCGAACCTGCTGTTTGGTGGCCAAGAAGGAACAACAAGACCAAAAGTGATCATCAAGAAGGAAAGGCTCTGATGAATATGAACGGGTGGAGTGAAGAACTAGAAATGGAGCTGAGGGAGGTTATTGAAGTTGTGAAGAGAAAAGATGTTGAAGATTATGAGAGGCTTGGAAACAAGGCACTGAAAGCAAACAAGACTCTGGCCATTGCAGGCCCCTTGCTCACTGCCATTGCAGCCTTGGGATCTGTGTTTGTGACGGGGAATAACGGTGCAGGTGTGGTTTCTGCCATGGCTGGGTCAATGGCAGCTGTAGTCAACGCTTTTGAGCATGGCGGGCAGGTAGGGATGGTGTTTGAGATGTACAGAAACTGCGGTGGGTTCTTCAAGCAATTAGAAGAAACAGTTGAAGCCACGCTTGAAGAGAATGATTTTGACAAGAGAGAGAATGGACAAGTGTTTGAATTGAAGGTGGCTTTGCAATTGGGAAGAAGTGTGTCTCAGCTCAGAGAACTCGCTTCTAAATCAGCTTCTTGTCGAGTCGAAGGGATATCCATTGATGAATTTGCAAGCAAGATGTTCTAA
- the LOC130970906 gene encoding uncharacterized protein LOC130970906, with protein MLTVNAPRAILKCHSHQDSAPSLHQTYNYYKTNNVNFIINCNSAFPKPPSATPCGNIFHSSSFSGKCDKHHKSLHLWHCGLHDSISSEDEYRSSRNIAISLFRRYRNFIDRGGGDNLKEFITAGVNAYALGCTDEGLRKELTDIKDSGTEIEAMSSYGGSTSLKSKIISEEVDECIFWLSIIFITILCTPQPTIVRWSSTPPVSDEVRLQWKGFCALIANAYYMKGMAWLPVKTLQLEQTAVMGQAEEPSVVASRMRLVFSTLEVVSPQWPKV; from the exons ATGCTAACGGTGAATGCTCCCAGAGCTATTCTAAAGTGCCATTCACATCAAGATTCAGCACCATCACTGCACCAAacttataattattataaaacaaataatgttaattttataataaattgcAATTCTGCTTTTCCTAAACCACCTTCTGCTACTCCCTGTGGCAATATATTTCATAGTTCCTCCTTCTCCGGCAAGTGCGATAAGCACCACAAGAGCCTTCATCTATGGCACTGCGGGTTGCACGATTCCATCTCATCGGAGGATGAATATCGATCCTCGCGCAACATAGCGATCAGCTTGTTTAGGCGTTACCGGAACTTCATTGATCGTGGTGGAGGTGACAATCTAAAA GAGTTCATCACTGCGGGGGTAAATGCGTATGCACTTGGATGCACTGATGAAGGATTGAGGAAAGAGCTTACTGATATAAAGGACTCTGGCACTGAAATTGAAGCAATGTCAAGTTACGGTGGAAGCACCAGCTTGAAATCTAAGATCATCTCAGAGGAG GTTGATGAGTGCATTTTTTGGTTAAGCATTATATTCATCACAATCTTGTGTACACCACAACCAACTATTGTTAGATGGTCGTCGACGCCTCCAGTGTCAGATGAAGTGAGACTCCAGTGGAAAGGCTTCTGTGCTCTTATAGCGAATGCATATTATATGAAGGGAATGGCTTG GCTTCCGGTAAAGACTCTTCAACTTGAACAAACAGCTGTGATGGGTCAAGCTGAGGAACCATCGGTTGTTGCTAGCCGGATGAGATTAGTCTTTAGCACACTTGAG GTAGTGAGTCCACAGTGGCCAAAAGTATAA
- the LOC130941542 gene encoding probable F-box protein At4g22030: MASLQVSSLITSSSSQKQAMLQAKAAIHVPNFPRAPKLPSLPTTNTLFQELNNGFTHSSSILPVLQDNNDSSNNVNCTCSSKSKATMHQLYAILEAVSDRVEMHHNVGEQRNNWNTLLLNSINMITLTATVMCGMAAASGAAAGAPVLALKLSSALLFSAATGMVVIMNKIQPSQLAEEQRNATRLFKQLEAEIETIIALGNPSKEDVKRSMKKVLALDKAYPLPLLGAMLEKFPQKFEPAVWWPSSKRRTIRFNEKKGEINNNGWDKGLEMEMREVVEVMKKKDVEDYERLGNLVLKINKTLAIAGPLLTGIAAVGSCFVRQGSWASVVPLVAGALATAVNAFEHGGQVGMVAEMYRSTAGFFRQTQDWIQETIEEEIEEREDGELFEMKLALKLGRSLSQLRDLAAKSAYSRIEGTPIDEFASKIF, encoded by the coding sequence ATGGCTTCTTTACAGGTTTCGTCTTTGATTACTTCATCTTCTTCACAAAAACAAGCAATGTTACAAGCCAAAGCCGCTATTCATGTCCCTAACTTCCCCAGAGCTCCAAAACTACCATCGTTACCAACCACCAATACTCTCTTTCAGGAACTCAACAATGGCTTCACTCACTCATCATCAATTTTACCAGTACTGCAAGATAACAATGATTCAAGCAACAATGTTAACTGCACTTGTTCATCAAAATCAAAAGCTACCATGCATCAGCTCTATGCGATTCTAGAAGCAGTGTCAGACAGGGTGGAAATGCATCACAACGTGGGGGAGCAGCGTAACAACTGGAACACCCTCCTTCTCAACTCCATAAACATGATCACTCTCACCGCCACCGTCATGTGCGGCATGGCAGCCGCAAGTGGCGCCGCGGCCGGTGCTCCAGTTTTGGCTCTGAAACTATCCTCTGCGCTTCTGTTTTCTGCAGCCACGGGAATGGTGGTCATCATGAACAAGATCCAGCCGTCACAGCTTGCAGAGGAGCAACGCAATGCCACGAGGCTGTTCAAACAGCTTGAGGCCGAAATCGAAACCATAATCGCTCTTGGAAATCCCAGCAAGGAAGACGTGAAGCGTTCAATGAAGAAGGTGTTGGCACTTGACAAAGCTTACCCTCTTCCCTTGCTTGGAGCCATGCTTGAAAAGTTCCCTCAGAAATTCGAACCCGCTGTTTGGTGGCCTTCTTCAAAGAGAAGAACCATCCGATTCAACGAAAAAAAGGGAGAGATAAATAATAATGGATGGGATAAGGGTCTGGAAATGGAAATGAGAGAGGTGGTTGAagtgatgaagaagaaggacGTGGAGGACTATGAGAGATTAGGGAATTTGGTGTTGAAAATCAACAAGACTCTCGCCATTGCAGGTCCTTTACTCACTGGAATTGCGGCGGTTGGGTCTTGTTTCGTGAGGCAAGGTTCATGGGCAAGTGTTGTTCCTCTCGTGGCGGGGGCATTGGCCACGGCGGTGAATGCATTCGAGCATGGTGGACAGGTTGGGATGGTGGCTGAGATGTATAGGAGCACCGCAGGGTTCTTCAGGCAGACACAAGATTGGATCCAAGAAACCATTGAAGAAGAGATTGAGGAAAGAGAGGATGGGGAGTTGTTTGAGATGAAGCTGGCTTTGAAATTGGGAAGGAGTTTGTCACAGTTGAGAGATCTTGCTGCAAAGTCGGCTTATTCTCGTATAGAGGGAACTCCCATTGATGAATTTGCTAGCAAGATCTTCTAA
- the LOC130970890 gene encoding uncharacterized protein LOC130970890 translates to MADVVQYRMESMLDELDDLEQRGLFSRLEIAEIVKQRRKFEYRLKRPCPLKQDFLAYVDYETQLDALSALRKKSVARELKKQGNKKLRKSKSDAAGMRRIVEIYELALKRYKGDIDLWFRYLEFCRQRKNGRMKKALAKVIRFHPKVPGVWIYTAAWEFDNNLNVAAARALMQEGLRVCPTSEDLWVEYLRMELVYLNKLKARKVALGEDEGTLTRDPRTADEKQWRDENKELFMTLDEKDNSDEQNVEGGELRQKQELFEEHGMNIYRTVYEGALEAVPSSLSLRKRFFEILEGTNLAHYEDLRKDILHDMKRDFSTKPEFWNWLARQECDIENMLVDISEEVLDPRVQKAVQVYEEALKSVPSGVMFSMYAEFLMGIVAPKGENRLSSGLSVKYTSHLLEVYERAESMECITEYLACKHVSLYLQLRQLDKARKLARKLSSGKLAESVQLWELRITIEIRCITMNSTLPSDADLQSLFELLRQILTKVSASKSENLWVQGLKFYANQREYFDKLVEISVVILTRDGGSENGFSLSAAIVNFILQKDGIQQARHIYKRYVALPRPGLALYKSCIDLEANYASLGDKDGLVNARKLYESALATYDQNVSLWQNYYRMETKMGTSEKATAIYWRARKILKDAGEFIASTDLS, encoded by the exons ATGGCGGACGTAGTGCAGTACAGAATGGAAAGCATGCTCGATGAGCTCGACGACCTCGAGCAGCGCGGCCTCTTCAGCCGCCTCGAGATCGCCGAGATCGTGAAACAGCGCCGCAAATTCGAGTACAGGCTGAAGCGGCCGTGTCCTCTCAAGCAGGACTTCCTTGCCTACGTGGACTATGAGACTCAGCTCGACGCCCTCAGCGCCCTCCGCAAGAAGTCGGTTGCTCGCGAGCTCAAGAAGCAGGGTAACAAGAAGCTCAGGAAGTCCAAGTCCGATGCCGCTGGTATGCGCAGAATCGTGGAGATTTATGAGCTAGCTTTGAAGCGTTACAAGGGCGACATTGATCTCTGGTTTCGCTACCTTGAGTTCTGCAGGCAGAGGAAAAACGGTAGAATGAAGAAG GCACTGGCAAAGGTTATTAGGTTTCATCCCAAGGTACCTGGAGTTTGGATTTACACTGCGGCTTGGGAATTTGATAATAACTTGAATGTAGCAGCTGCTCGTGCTTTGATGCAGGAAGGTCTCAGAGTTTGTCCAACATCAGAAGACCTTTGGGTAGAGTACCTTCGGATGGAACTTGTATACCTAAATAAGTTGAAAGCGCGCAAGGTTGCTTTGGGCGAGGATGAGGGGACTCTCACTCGTGATCCTAGAACTGCTGATGAGAAGCAGTGGAGAGATGAGAACAAAGAGTTGTTTATGACCCTTGATGAAAAAGATAATAGTGATGAGCAGAATGTTGAGGGTGGTGAGTTGAGGCAGAAACAAGAATTATTTGAAGAGCATGGTATGAACATCTATCGAACTGTCTACGAAGGAGCACTTGAAGCTGTTCCTTCAAGTCTCAGTCTTAGGAAGCGCTTTTTTGAGATATTGGAGGGTACAAATTTAGCGCATTATGAAGATTTAAGAAAGGATATATTGCATGATATGAAGAGGGATTTTTCAACAAAACCAGAATTCTGGAACTGGCTTGCAAGGCAAGAATGTGACATTGAAAATATGCTGGTGGATATTAGCGAAGAAGTCCTAGATCCCCGGGTGCAAAAAGCAGTTCAG GTTTATGAGGAGGCTTTAAAATCTGTTCCTTCAGGTGTCATGTTTAGCATGTATGCAGAATTTCTAATGGGTATTGTAGCTCCTAAAGGAGAAAATAGGTTATCATCTGGTCTTTCAGTAAAATATACATCCCATTTACTTGAAGTGTATGAAAGGGCTGAAAGCATGGAGTGCATTACTGAATATCTTGCTTGCAAACACGTGTCCTTGTATTTGCAGTTGAGACAATTGGATAAGGCAAGGAAACTAGCTAGAAAACTTAGCAGTGGAAAACTTGCTGAATCAGTTCAGTTATGGGAATTAAGGATCACTATAGAAATTAGATGTATCACAATGAATTCGACATTGCCAAGTGATGCTGATCTGCAATCCCTCTTTGAACTCCTTAGGCAAATTCTGACAAAAGTTAGTGCTTCCAAGTCAGAGAATTTGTGGGTACAG GGACTTAAATTCTATGCAAATCAAAGAGAGTATTTTGATAAACTAGTGGAGATATCGGTTGTAATTTTGACCAGAGATGGTGGCAGTGAAAATGGGTTTTCCCTTTCAGCTGCCATTGTGAACTTTATACTTCAAAAGGATGGAATTCAGCAGGCCAGACATATATATAAGCG ATATGTAGCATTACCACGTCCCGGGCTTGCTTTATATAAAAGCTGCATTGACTTGGAAGCAAACTATGCATCATTAGGTGATAAAGATGGTCTCGTAAATGCCAGGAAATTATATGAATCTGCACTTGCAACTTATGACCAAAATGTCAGCTTGTGGCAAAATTACTACCGAATGGAGACCAAG ATGGGAACATCAGAAAAGGCTACTGCAATCTATTGGCGCGCAAGGAAAATACTCAAAGATGCTGGTGAATTTATTGCATCCACGGATTTGTCATGA